In the genome of Fusarium fujikuroi IMI 58289 draft genome, chromosome FFUJ_chr02, one region contains:
- a CDS encoding related to metalloproteinase, translated as MESKSLPQTLPRLIPADQVLPTMKSIIKQYQAVREGIIQDVSPETATFGNVIQPLINIDNATQGVIGIIAMLRYASPDQASREASEEACTLINEDQAAFTASSDFWHLIKAVKEGSDEKTLHFEAQKYLNKLFLEFEQFGHGTLQPEQIEQYMERRNRIDSMRREYNRRIREDSGGLWFSLDDLAGVPQHDIDRFEKHSENHDMRFVRFSVADSLAVYRSASKPTTRKRMYICDANNLSQNAELFKQIVLERDLNARLLGYESHAAYRIKKRLMKTPGKVEEFLTDLETKLLARGKQDMKSLVELKKQHEAENSIDESFDGDTMFPWDYWYYARMAQQLRHVNQESMAKYFPLQHVIKVMLEMFSEFLETQFCPISPDQLQGSVWHQDVQAWAVWDDGEASKGQFIGYLYVDLLSRDNKYKGNQNVNLQCSYLKGDGTRVYPATILMCSFPRSKPSDCTLLKHGQIVSLFHELGHGIHDLVARTSYVAFHGHRSPPDFAEALSVMLENWCWMEPELKRLGLHYTRTDPQLKEKWLQEHPGEELPPAQIPDDMIKRLTQGRQVTRSLWFLRQMVYARFDMAVHHPKSHAELLEMDFTKVYYDLMEKLWLVRAPEPGDQGYPHADLGHLILSAHVFAAELFESTFLEDPRSVSAWEKYRKGILEFGGSRDELGLLEEYLGHTPTAEALLRDILQ; from the exons ATGGAATCTAAATCACTCCCCCAGACTCTACCAAGACTCATCCCAGCTGACCAGGTCCTTCCGACTATGAAAAGCATTATCAAACAATATCAGGCTGTACGAGAAGGCATCATTCAAGATGTGAGCCCTGAAACCGCCACCTTTGGCAATGTCATTCAGCCTCTGATCAACATTGACAATGCAACCCAGGGGGTTATTGGCATTATTGCCATGCTCCGTTATGCATCACCTGACCAAGCATCTCGTGAAGCCTCTGAAGAAGCCTGTACCCTCATCAATGAAGATCAGGCGGCCTTTACCGCAAGTTCAGACTTCTGGCACCTAATTAAAGCTGTCAAGGAAGGATCTGACGAAAAAACTCTTCACTTCGAGGCTCAAAAGTACCTTAACAAGTTGTTTCTGGAGTTCGAGCAGTTTGGACACGGCACCTTACAGCCTGAGCAAATCGAACAGTATatggagagaagaaatcGCATAGACAGCATGCGACGGGAATATAACCGGAGAATCCGCGAAGATAGCGGAGGTCTATGGTTTTCCCTCGACGATCTTGCAGGTGTACCCCAGCATGATATAGACCGTTTTGAGAAACACTCAGAGAATCACGATATGCGGTTCGTTCGCTTTTCAGTTGCAGATTCTTTGGCTGTCTACAGAAGCGCCTCAAAGCCTACCACACGCAAGAGAATGTATATTTGCGACGCAAATAACCTTAGCCAGAATGCCGAACTCTTCAAGCAGATTGTCTTGGAAAGAGATCTGAACGCTAGACTGTTGGGTTACGAAAGCCATGCAGCATATCgaataaaaaagagattgatgaagacTCCgggcaaggtcgaggagTTTCTGACAGATTTAGAGACTAAGTTGTTGGCTCGAGGGAAGCAAGATATGAAATCACTGgtggagttgaagaagcagcacGAAGCCGAGAACTCCATCGACGAAAGTTTTGACGGAGACACCATGTTTCCATGGGATTATTGGTATTACGCTCGCATGGCCCAGCAACTTCGACATGTCAATCAGGAGAGTATGGCGAAGTATTTCCCGCTACAACATGTTATCAAGGTCATGCTGGAAATGTTTTCTGAGTTCCTAGAGACCCAGTTTTGTCCCATATCTCCAGATCAACTCCAAGGCTCCGTATGGCATCAAGATGTACAAGCTTGGGCAGTATGGGACGATGGGGAAGCCTCGAAGGGTCAATTCATTGGTTATCTTTACGTGGACCTCCTGTCCAGAGATAATAAGTACAAGGGCAACCAGAACGTCAACCTTCAATGT AGCTACCTGAAAGGGGATGGCACACGAGTGTATCCAGCGACCATCTTAATGTGTTCCTTTCCACGCTCCAAGCCCTCAGACTGTACCTTGCTGAAGCACGGTCAGATAGTATCTCTCTTCCACG AATTGGGACATGGTATCCACGACTTGGTGGCTAGAACCAGCTACGTAGCTTTCCATGGTCACAGGTCACCACCTGACTTTGCAGAAGCTCTCAGCGTAATGCTTGAAAATTGGTGCTGGATGGAACCGGAACTCAAACGCCTGGGCCTCCATTACACGAGGACTGATCCGCAGTTGAAGGAGAAATGGCTGCAGGAACATCCAGGAGAGGAGCTACCTCCAGCACAGATACCCGATGACATGATCAAGCGGTTGACTCAAGGCCGGCAGGTGACTCGCTCGTTGTGGTTTCTTCGTCAGAT GGTGTATGCACGATTTGATATGGCTGTGCACCATCCAAAAAGTCACGCTGAGCTTCTAGAGATGGATTTCACAAAGGTCTACTATGATCTCATGGAGAAGCTATGGCTTGTTCGTGCACCGGAGCCAGGGGATCAAGGATATCCCCACGCCGACCTTGGCCATCTG ATCCTCAGTGCTCACGTGTTTGCGGCAGAGCTTTTTGAGTCTACGTTCCTTGAGGATCCAAGGAGTGTATCGGCTTGGGAAAAATACAGAAAGGGAATTCTTGAATTCGGTGGAAGCCGAGATGAGTTGGGGTTGCTGGAAGAGTACCTGGGACATACTCCTACTGCTGAGGCGTTGCTCCGTGATATCTTACAATAG